Proteins encoded in a region of the Pelmatolapia mariae isolate MD_Pm_ZW linkage group LG16_19, Pm_UMD_F_2, whole genome shotgun sequence genome:
- the ktn1 gene encoding kinectin isoform X1 yields the protein MAVDIYDSQYLLILAPSLVIALMFLFFWLFMKETSYDEVLAKQKRDLKLPPSKPDPRKKNEKKKSKKKESSSGGSGGGTGGGGESEEDLRDFDVAEGANSSTVEVEEEPVSAATPDPAPPTPTPYVPVSVSPEAPAGLRERKKKEKKAAKAAAAAAAAASTAVSPSEEPEVNGSKPVSRKTEAPLAASKQSSTPSPKREVQVQIQAVQAPVQAQTPPQISGKKKEKKKQKVESADEQHTEVKVEQAPATVKKEAPIVAETKVLDGATQSVTSGKKKNSAKKQKTDHVDEAHILPDSAASANHQAAHNDDAPSKGSGKKQKNETDKENTEVKLKELLSGLSSLALSDAEAVSVMALLREKSPNAVDAWHKSSTRPDPTAQEREKLLTTLQEEASIAKDKVKQLSQELQVEKQKTNRVESMMREQRAAMEKELGSMQGKAQGTYQELQTMQIKFQQVREQLEGQISRLQQENSILRDAVSSATNQMESKNSAELNKLRSEYAGLMKELSDSNSKLQQEEHQRKSLEVSYKQNVSQLEAQLQDAKRRWEELQNFIHSVNAEREKIQTSKQELHNQLLAVEAEMSNKNKEIQTLHSSLTEAVVSKDRLEQKVRELMEMSKHSMQDDSLQARVQELMNENKSLQVQISTQATHVSHIEELQKLLAEKELQRKSLEDSLNAERSSGASRETNMQALHNENMSLKAEIQNLQAQISDQTASQLALDQFQKSVREKEENMKTVEGLLEKGLIEVANKEEELKIARKENESLKQEIEDLKKKMGSKQVSSELMVEELQSKIQEKETKLKMVEESLQAAQDSSSAREKTVEALEQQLAALQAEIEQLRQKETAEALTSSATQLQELQAQLVGKDQKIQTLQSELEARTKELSEKIQQVQQQQSHTVVPSPELLTALSEKEKQVSNLQAELAELRNTVNLQRKKNDELREKNWSAMEALSATESMLQGKLSKAVKENQTALAVCQAECRDVLHRLLPHVPLPSEQNHQEWLQRFETAAGENSATQSSPGSGDSEELAEKLKEAEETQRVLQKDCETYKKVLAETEGILQRLQNSVEQEESRWRVKLELSQAELREMSQKVAALEQEVERLTDEAELENLRREKQHLESELERAERESATYVTEVRELKDLLTELQTRLDGSYTEAIRQNEELTLLKTQLTETLSKLEAEENERQKVAGDLYKAQQSVDLIQGELSKVTDNADDLIENSSLSSQREEIDRKEKMTAGLGQTVTELQQLLQTVSRQLTKRQEGEADKDLPKV from the exons ATGGCGGTGGATATCTACGACTCTCAGTACCTGCTCATCCTGGCCCCTTCACTGGTCATCGCCCTCATGTTCCTCTTCTTCTGGCTCTTCATGAAAGAAACCTCCTACGATGAGGTGCTTGCTAAGCAGAAGCGTGACCTCAAGTTGCCACCAAGCAAGCCAGACCCCcgtaaaaagaatgaaaagaagaagagcaagAAGAAGGAGAGCTCCAGTGGGGGAAGCGGCGGAGGAACCGGAGGTGGGGGGGAGTCAGAGGAGGATTTGCGGGATTTCGATGTGGCTGAAGGTGCCAACAGCTCCACTGTGGAGGTAGAGGAGGAACCTGTGTCAGCTGCTACCCCTGATCCTGCTCCACCTACACCCACTCCCTATGTGCCAGTATCGGTGTCACCAGAGGCTCCTGCTggtctgagagagagaaagaagaaggagaagaaggctgccaaagctgctgctgctgccgccgctGCCGCCTCCACCGCAGTTTCCCCCTCTGAGGAGCCAGAAGTGAACGGCTCCAAGCCAGTCAGCCGCAAGACAGAGGCACCATTGGCTGCAAGCAAACAGTCCAGCACACCCTCACCGAAACGTGAGGTTCAGGTCCAGATCCAAGCTGTTCAGGCTCCCGTTCAAGCTCAGACACCTCCCCAGATTTctgggaaaaagaaggaaaagaagaaacaaaaagtgGAGTCTG CAGATGAGCAGCATACAGAGGTTAAAGTGGAGCAGGCCCCAGCTACTGTCAAGAAAGAAGCTCCCATTGTGGCTGAAACCAAAGTTTTAGATGGTGCAACTCAAAGCGTGACCAGTGGCAAAAAGAAGAATTCTGCCAAGAAGCAGAAAACTGATCATG TTGATGAAGCCCATATTTTGCCAgactcagcagcttctgctaaccACCAGGCAGCCCATAATGATGACGCGCCATCCAAAGGGTCTGGCAAGAAGCAGAAAAACGAGACTGATAAGG AGAACACAGAGGTGaaactgaaggagctgctctcCGGTCTGTCCAGCCTGGCTCTGTCAGATGCAGAGGCCGTCAGTGTGATGGCTCTACTGCGAGAGAAGAGCCCTAATGCCGTGGACGCCTGGCACAAG TCCTCAACTAGGCCTGACCCGACTGCCCAGGAAAGGGAGAAGCTTCTGACAACTCTGCAGGAGGAGGCCTCCATTGCCAAAGACAAAGTGAAACAGCTCAGTCAG GAGCTGCAAGTTGAGAAGCAGAAGACAAACAGGGTAGAATCAATGATGAGGGAGCAACGCGCAGCGATGGAGAAAGAACTGGGCAGTATGCAGGGCAAAGCACAGGGCACCTACCAAGAGCTCCAGACAATGCAAATAAAG TTTCAGCAGGTGAGGGAGCAGCTGGAAGGCCAGATCAGTCGACTGCAGCAAGAGAACAGCATCCTGAGGGACGCAGTCAGCTCCGCCACCAACCAGATGGAGAGCAA GAATTCGGCCGAGCTAAACAAGTTGCGTTCCGAGTATGCCGGCCTGATGAAAGAGCTATCAGACAGCAACAGCAAGCTACAGCAGGAGGAGCACCAGAGGAAGTCACTGGAGGTCAGCTACAAGCAGAACGTGTCCCAGCTGGAG GCACAGCTGCAGGATGCTAAGCGCCGCTGGGAGGAGCTGCAAAACTTTATCCACAGTGTCAATGCCGAAAGAGAGAAAATTCAGACCTCCAAACAAG AGCTCCACAATCAGCTGCTGGCAGTTGAGGCTGAGATGAGTAACAAGAACAAGGAGATCCAGACTCTCCACAGCAGCCTGACTGAAGCTGTGGTCTCCAAGGATCGGCTGGAACAGAAAGTGAGGGAGCTGATGGAAATGTCCAAGCACAGTATGCAGGACGACTCGCTCCAGGCCCGGGTTCAG GAACTTATGAATGAGAACAAAAGTCTTCAGGtccagatctctacgcag GCCACTCATGTCTCCCACATTGAGGAGCTGCAAAAGCT TCTGGCTGAAAAGGAGCTGCAGCGAAAAAGTCTGGAGGATTCTCTAAATGCTGAGAGGAGCAGTGGGGCTAGTAGAGAAACTAACATGCAG GCCTTGCACAATGAGAACATGTCACTGAAGGCAGAGATTCAGAATCTGCAGGCACAGATTTCTGATCAG ACTGCATCCCAGCTGGCTTTGGACCAGTTCCAGAAGAG TGTCCGGGAGAAGgaggaaaacatgaaaactgtAGAGGGCCTGTTGGAGAAAGGGTTGATTGAGGTGGCCAACAAAGAGGAGGAGCTTAAG ATTGCAAGGAAAGAGAATGAGTCACTTAAACAAGAAATTGAGGACCTTAAGAAAAAGATGGGTTCTAAACAG GTGTCTTCAGAGCTGATGGTGGAAGAACTCCAGAGCAA GATCcaagaaaaggaaacaaagcTGAAAATGGTGGAGGAAAGTCTACAGGCAGCACAAGACAGCAGCTCGGCCAGAGAGAAGACAGTTGAG GCTCTGGAGCAGCAGTTGGCTGCCTTGCAGGCAGAGATAGAGCAGCTGAGACAGAAGGAGACAGCAGAAGCGCTGACCAGCTCTGCTACTCAGCTCCAAGAACTCCAGGCTCA GCTGGTGGGAAAGGACCAGAAGATCCAGACACTACAGAGTGAGCTGGAGGCAAGGACGAAGGAGCTAAGCGAGAAGATTCAGCAGGTACAGCAACAG CAGTCCCACACGGTAGTGCCAAGCCCAGAGCTCCTTACAGC GTTGTCAGAGAAGGAGAAACAGGTCTCCAATCTGCAGGCTGAGCTGGCTGAGCTGAGGAACACCGTAAACCTTCAAAGGAAGAAGAATGAT GAGCTTCGGGAGAAAAACTGGAGTGCAATGGAAGCTCTGTCAGCCACCGAGTCCATGCTTCAAGGGAAACTCAGCAAAGCTGTCAAG GAGAACCAGACAGCGCTGGCTGTATGTCAGGCTGAGTGCCGAGATGTTCTGCACAGACTTCTGCCACATGTGCCTCTGCCTTCTGAACAG AACCATCAAGAATGGCTACAAAGATTTGAAACGGCAGCAGGTGAAAACTCAGCTACACAATCCAGCCCTGGATCAGGAGACTCTGAG GAACTGGCTGAGAAACTGAAAGAAGCTGAGGAAACTCAAAGGGTTCTACAGAAAGACTGTGAGACGTACAAGAAGGTTTTGGCAGAGACA GAGGGCATCCTGCAGCGCCTCCAGAACAGTGTGGAGCAGGAGGAGTCTCGCTGGAGGGTGAAGCTGGAGCTATCGCAAGCAGAACTAAGAGAG ATGAGCCAGAAAGTCGCAGCTTTGGAGCAAGAGGTTGAGAGACTAACTGATGAAGCAGAGTTGGAAAAT CTGAGAAGAGAAAAACAGCACTTGGAGTCTGAGTTGGAGAGGGCGGAGCGCGAGAGTGCCACTTATGTGACAGAAGTCAGAGAG CTCAAAGATCTGTTGACTGAATTGCAGACCAGACTTGATGGCTCATATACAGAGGCTATCAGACAGAATGAGGAGCTGACTTTG
- the ktn1 gene encoding kinectin isoform X5: MAVDIYDSQYLLILAPSLVIALMFLFFWLFMKETSYDEVLAKQKRDLKLPPSKPDPRKKNEKKKSKKKESSSGGSGGGTGGGGESEEDLRDFDVAEGANSSTVEVEEEPVSAATPDPAPPTPTPYVPVSVSPEAPAGLRERKKKEKKAAKAAAAAAAAASTAVSPSEEPEVNGSKPVSRKTEAPLAASKQSSTPSPKREVQVQIQAVQAPVQAQTPPQISGKKKEKKKQKVESADEQHTEVKVEQAPATVKKEAPIVAETKVLDGATQSVTSGKKKNSAKKQKTDHVDEAHILPDSAASANHQAAHNDDAPSKGSGKKQKNETDKENTEVKLKELLSGLSSLALSDAEAVSVMALLREKSPNAVDAWHKSSTRPDPTAQEREKLLTTLQEEASIAKDKVKQLSQELQVEKQKTNRVESMMREQRAAMEKELGSMQGKAQGTYQELQTMQIKFQQVREQLEGQISRLQQENSILRDAVSSATNQMESKNSAELNKLRSEYAGLMKELSDSNSKLQQEEHQRKSLEVSYKQNVSQLEAQLQDAKRRWEELQNFIHSVNAEREKIQTSKQELHNQLLAVEAEMSNKNKEIQTLHSSLTEAVVSKDRLEQKVRELMEMSKHSMQDDSLQARVQELMNENKSLQVQISTQATHVSHIEELQKLLAEKELQRKSLEDSLNAERSSGASRETNMQALHNENMSLKAEIQNLQAQISDQTASQLALDQFQKSVREKEENMKTVEGLLEKGLIEVANKEEELKIARKENESLKQEIEDLKKKMGSKQVSSELMVEELQSKIQEKETKLKMVEESLQAAQDSSSAREKTVEALEQQLAALQAEIEQLRQKETAEALTSSATQLQELQAQLVGKDQKIQTLQSELEARTKELSEKIQQVQQQQSHTVVPSPELLTALSEKEKQVSNLQAELAELRNTVNLQRKKNDENQTALAVCQAECRDVLHRLLPHVPLPSEQNHQEWLQRFETAAGENSATQSSPGSGDSEELAEKLKEAEETQRVLQKDCETYKKVLAETEGILQRLQNSVEQEESRWRVKLELSQAELREMSQKVAALEQEVERLTDEAELENLRREKQHLESELERAERESATYVTEVRELKDLLTELQTRLDGSYTEAIRQNEELTLLKTQLTETLSKLEAEENERQKVAGDLYKAQQSVDLIQGELSKVTDNADDLIENSSLSSQREEIDRKEKMTAGLGQTVTELQQLLQTVSRQLTKRQEGEADKDLPKV, encoded by the exons ATGGCGGTGGATATCTACGACTCTCAGTACCTGCTCATCCTGGCCCCTTCACTGGTCATCGCCCTCATGTTCCTCTTCTTCTGGCTCTTCATGAAAGAAACCTCCTACGATGAGGTGCTTGCTAAGCAGAAGCGTGACCTCAAGTTGCCACCAAGCAAGCCAGACCCCcgtaaaaagaatgaaaagaagaagagcaagAAGAAGGAGAGCTCCAGTGGGGGAAGCGGCGGAGGAACCGGAGGTGGGGGGGAGTCAGAGGAGGATTTGCGGGATTTCGATGTGGCTGAAGGTGCCAACAGCTCCACTGTGGAGGTAGAGGAGGAACCTGTGTCAGCTGCTACCCCTGATCCTGCTCCACCTACACCCACTCCCTATGTGCCAGTATCGGTGTCACCAGAGGCTCCTGCTggtctgagagagagaaagaagaaggagaagaaggctgccaaagctgctgctgctgccgccgctGCCGCCTCCACCGCAGTTTCCCCCTCTGAGGAGCCAGAAGTGAACGGCTCCAAGCCAGTCAGCCGCAAGACAGAGGCACCATTGGCTGCAAGCAAACAGTCCAGCACACCCTCACCGAAACGTGAGGTTCAGGTCCAGATCCAAGCTGTTCAGGCTCCCGTTCAAGCTCAGACACCTCCCCAGATTTctgggaaaaagaaggaaaagaagaaacaaaaagtgGAGTCTG CAGATGAGCAGCATACAGAGGTTAAAGTGGAGCAGGCCCCAGCTACTGTCAAGAAAGAAGCTCCCATTGTGGCTGAAACCAAAGTTTTAGATGGTGCAACTCAAAGCGTGACCAGTGGCAAAAAGAAGAATTCTGCCAAGAAGCAGAAAACTGATCATG TTGATGAAGCCCATATTTTGCCAgactcagcagcttctgctaaccACCAGGCAGCCCATAATGATGACGCGCCATCCAAAGGGTCTGGCAAGAAGCAGAAAAACGAGACTGATAAGG AGAACACAGAGGTGaaactgaaggagctgctctcCGGTCTGTCCAGCCTGGCTCTGTCAGATGCAGAGGCCGTCAGTGTGATGGCTCTACTGCGAGAGAAGAGCCCTAATGCCGTGGACGCCTGGCACAAG TCCTCAACTAGGCCTGACCCGACTGCCCAGGAAAGGGAGAAGCTTCTGACAACTCTGCAGGAGGAGGCCTCCATTGCCAAAGACAAAGTGAAACAGCTCAGTCAG GAGCTGCAAGTTGAGAAGCAGAAGACAAACAGGGTAGAATCAATGATGAGGGAGCAACGCGCAGCGATGGAGAAAGAACTGGGCAGTATGCAGGGCAAAGCACAGGGCACCTACCAAGAGCTCCAGACAATGCAAATAAAG TTTCAGCAGGTGAGGGAGCAGCTGGAAGGCCAGATCAGTCGACTGCAGCAAGAGAACAGCATCCTGAGGGACGCAGTCAGCTCCGCCACCAACCAGATGGAGAGCAA GAATTCGGCCGAGCTAAACAAGTTGCGTTCCGAGTATGCCGGCCTGATGAAAGAGCTATCAGACAGCAACAGCAAGCTACAGCAGGAGGAGCACCAGAGGAAGTCACTGGAGGTCAGCTACAAGCAGAACGTGTCCCAGCTGGAG GCACAGCTGCAGGATGCTAAGCGCCGCTGGGAGGAGCTGCAAAACTTTATCCACAGTGTCAATGCCGAAAGAGAGAAAATTCAGACCTCCAAACAAG AGCTCCACAATCAGCTGCTGGCAGTTGAGGCTGAGATGAGTAACAAGAACAAGGAGATCCAGACTCTCCACAGCAGCCTGACTGAAGCTGTGGTCTCCAAGGATCGGCTGGAACAGAAAGTGAGGGAGCTGATGGAAATGTCCAAGCACAGTATGCAGGACGACTCGCTCCAGGCCCGGGTTCAG GAACTTATGAATGAGAACAAAAGTCTTCAGGtccagatctctacgcag GCCACTCATGTCTCCCACATTGAGGAGCTGCAAAAGCT TCTGGCTGAAAAGGAGCTGCAGCGAAAAAGTCTGGAGGATTCTCTAAATGCTGAGAGGAGCAGTGGGGCTAGTAGAGAAACTAACATGCAG GCCTTGCACAATGAGAACATGTCACTGAAGGCAGAGATTCAGAATCTGCAGGCACAGATTTCTGATCAG ACTGCATCCCAGCTGGCTTTGGACCAGTTCCAGAAGAG TGTCCGGGAGAAGgaggaaaacatgaaaactgtAGAGGGCCTGTTGGAGAAAGGGTTGATTGAGGTGGCCAACAAAGAGGAGGAGCTTAAG ATTGCAAGGAAAGAGAATGAGTCACTTAAACAAGAAATTGAGGACCTTAAGAAAAAGATGGGTTCTAAACAG GTGTCTTCAGAGCTGATGGTGGAAGAACTCCAGAGCAA GATCcaagaaaaggaaacaaagcTGAAAATGGTGGAGGAAAGTCTACAGGCAGCACAAGACAGCAGCTCGGCCAGAGAGAAGACAGTTGAG GCTCTGGAGCAGCAGTTGGCTGCCTTGCAGGCAGAGATAGAGCAGCTGAGACAGAAGGAGACAGCAGAAGCGCTGACCAGCTCTGCTACTCAGCTCCAAGAACTCCAGGCTCA GCTGGTGGGAAAGGACCAGAAGATCCAGACACTACAGAGTGAGCTGGAGGCAAGGACGAAGGAGCTAAGCGAGAAGATTCAGCAGGTACAGCAACAG CAGTCCCACACGGTAGTGCCAAGCCCAGAGCTCCTTACAGC GTTGTCAGAGAAGGAGAAACAGGTCTCCAATCTGCAGGCTGAGCTGGCTGAGCTGAGGAACACCGTAAACCTTCAAAGGAAGAAGAATGAT GAGAACCAGACAGCGCTGGCTGTATGTCAGGCTGAGTGCCGAGATGTTCTGCACAGACTTCTGCCACATGTGCCTCTGCCTTCTGAACAG AACCATCAAGAATGGCTACAAAGATTTGAAACGGCAGCAGGTGAAAACTCAGCTACACAATCCAGCCCTGGATCAGGAGACTCTGAG GAACTGGCTGAGAAACTGAAAGAAGCTGAGGAAACTCAAAGGGTTCTACAGAAAGACTGTGAGACGTACAAGAAGGTTTTGGCAGAGACA GAGGGCATCCTGCAGCGCCTCCAGAACAGTGTGGAGCAGGAGGAGTCTCGCTGGAGGGTGAAGCTGGAGCTATCGCAAGCAGAACTAAGAGAG ATGAGCCAGAAAGTCGCAGCTTTGGAGCAAGAGGTTGAGAGACTAACTGATGAAGCAGAGTTGGAAAAT CTGAGAAGAGAAAAACAGCACTTGGAGTCTGAGTTGGAGAGGGCGGAGCGCGAGAGTGCCACTTATGTGACAGAAGTCAGAGAG CTCAAAGATCTGTTGACTGAATTGCAGACCAGACTTGATGGCTCATATACAGAGGCTATCAGACAGAATGAGGAGCTGACTTTG
- the ktn1 gene encoding kinectin isoform X3, protein MAVDIYDSQYLLILAPSLVIALMFLFFWLFMKETSYDEVLAKQKRDLKLPPSKPDPRKKNEKKKSKKKESSSGGSGGGTGGGGESEEDLRDFDVAEGANSSTVEVEEEPVSAATPDPAPPTPTPYVPVSVSPEAPAGLRERKKKEKKAAKAAAAAAAAASTAVSPSEEPEVNGSKPVSRKTEAPLAASKQSSTPSPKREVQVQIQAVQAPVQAQTPPQISGKKKEKKKQKVESADEQHTEVKVEQAPATVKKEAPIVAETKVLDGATQSVTSGKKKNSAKKQKTDHDSAASANHQAAHNDDAPSKGSGKKQKNETDKENTEVKLKELLSGLSSLALSDAEAVSVMALLREKSPNAVDAWHKSSTRPDPTAQEREKLLTTLQEEASIAKDKVKQLSQELQVEKQKTNRVESMMREQRAAMEKELGSMQGKAQGTYQELQTMQIKFQQVREQLEGQISRLQQENSILRDAVSSATNQMESKNSAELNKLRSEYAGLMKELSDSNSKLQQEEHQRKSLEVSYKQNVSQLEAQLQDAKRRWEELQNFIHSVNAEREKIQTSKQELHNQLLAVEAEMSNKNKEIQTLHSSLTEAVVSKDRLEQKVRELMEMSKHSMQDDSLQARVQELMNENKSLQVQISTQATHVSHIEELQKLLAEKELQRKSLEDSLNAERSSGASRETNMQALHNENMSLKAEIQNLQAQISDQTASQLALDQFQKSVREKEENMKTVEGLLEKGLIEVANKEEELKIARKENESLKQEIEDLKKKMGSKQVSSELMVEELQSKIQEKETKLKMVEESLQAAQDSSSAREKTVEALEQQLAALQAEIEQLRQKETAEALTSSATQLQELQAQLVGKDQKIQTLQSELEARTKELSEKIQQVQQQQSHTVVPSPELLTALSEKEKQVSNLQAELAELRNTVNLQRKKNDELREKNWSAMEALSATESMLQGKLSKAVKENQTALAVCQAECRDVLHRLLPHVPLPSEQNHQEWLQRFETAAGENSATQSSPGSGDSEELAEKLKEAEETQRVLQKDCETYKKVLAETEGILQRLQNSVEQEESRWRVKLELSQAELREMSQKVAALEQEVERLTDEAELENLRREKQHLESELERAERESATYVTEVRELKDLLTELQTRLDGSYTEAIRQNEELTLLKTQLTETLSKLEAEENERQKVAGDLYKAQQSVDLIQGELSKVTDNADDLIENSSLSSQREEIDRKEKMTAGLGQTVTELQQLLQTVSRQLTKRQEGEADKDLPKV, encoded by the exons ATGGCGGTGGATATCTACGACTCTCAGTACCTGCTCATCCTGGCCCCTTCACTGGTCATCGCCCTCATGTTCCTCTTCTTCTGGCTCTTCATGAAAGAAACCTCCTACGATGAGGTGCTTGCTAAGCAGAAGCGTGACCTCAAGTTGCCACCAAGCAAGCCAGACCCCcgtaaaaagaatgaaaagaagaagagcaagAAGAAGGAGAGCTCCAGTGGGGGAAGCGGCGGAGGAACCGGAGGTGGGGGGGAGTCAGAGGAGGATTTGCGGGATTTCGATGTGGCTGAAGGTGCCAACAGCTCCACTGTGGAGGTAGAGGAGGAACCTGTGTCAGCTGCTACCCCTGATCCTGCTCCACCTACACCCACTCCCTATGTGCCAGTATCGGTGTCACCAGAGGCTCCTGCTggtctgagagagagaaagaagaaggagaagaaggctgccaaagctgctgctgctgccgccgctGCCGCCTCCACCGCAGTTTCCCCCTCTGAGGAGCCAGAAGTGAACGGCTCCAAGCCAGTCAGCCGCAAGACAGAGGCACCATTGGCTGCAAGCAAACAGTCCAGCACACCCTCACCGAAACGTGAGGTTCAGGTCCAGATCCAAGCTGTTCAGGCTCCCGTTCAAGCTCAGACACCTCCCCAGATTTctgggaaaaagaaggaaaagaagaaacaaaaagtgGAGTCTG CAGATGAGCAGCATACAGAGGTTAAAGTGGAGCAGGCCCCAGCTACTGTCAAGAAAGAAGCTCCCATTGTGGCTGAAACCAAAGTTTTAGATGGTGCAACTCAAAGCGTGACCAGTGGCAAAAAGAAGAATTCTGCCAAGAAGCAGAAAACTGATCATG actcagcagcttctgctaaccACCAGGCAGCCCATAATGATGACGCGCCATCCAAAGGGTCTGGCAAGAAGCAGAAAAACGAGACTGATAAGG AGAACACAGAGGTGaaactgaaggagctgctctcCGGTCTGTCCAGCCTGGCTCTGTCAGATGCAGAGGCCGTCAGTGTGATGGCTCTACTGCGAGAGAAGAGCCCTAATGCCGTGGACGCCTGGCACAAG TCCTCAACTAGGCCTGACCCGACTGCCCAGGAAAGGGAGAAGCTTCTGACAACTCTGCAGGAGGAGGCCTCCATTGCCAAAGACAAAGTGAAACAGCTCAGTCAG GAGCTGCAAGTTGAGAAGCAGAAGACAAACAGGGTAGAATCAATGATGAGGGAGCAACGCGCAGCGATGGAGAAAGAACTGGGCAGTATGCAGGGCAAAGCACAGGGCACCTACCAAGAGCTCCAGACAATGCAAATAAAG TTTCAGCAGGTGAGGGAGCAGCTGGAAGGCCAGATCAGTCGACTGCAGCAAGAGAACAGCATCCTGAGGGACGCAGTCAGCTCCGCCACCAACCAGATGGAGAGCAA GAATTCGGCCGAGCTAAACAAGTTGCGTTCCGAGTATGCCGGCCTGATGAAAGAGCTATCAGACAGCAACAGCAAGCTACAGCAGGAGGAGCACCAGAGGAAGTCACTGGAGGTCAGCTACAAGCAGAACGTGTCCCAGCTGGAG GCACAGCTGCAGGATGCTAAGCGCCGCTGGGAGGAGCTGCAAAACTTTATCCACAGTGTCAATGCCGAAAGAGAGAAAATTCAGACCTCCAAACAAG AGCTCCACAATCAGCTGCTGGCAGTTGAGGCTGAGATGAGTAACAAGAACAAGGAGATCCAGACTCTCCACAGCAGCCTGACTGAAGCTGTGGTCTCCAAGGATCGGCTGGAACAGAAAGTGAGGGAGCTGATGGAAATGTCCAAGCACAGTATGCAGGACGACTCGCTCCAGGCCCGGGTTCAG GAACTTATGAATGAGAACAAAAGTCTTCAGGtccagatctctacgcag GCCACTCATGTCTCCCACATTGAGGAGCTGCAAAAGCT TCTGGCTGAAAAGGAGCTGCAGCGAAAAAGTCTGGAGGATTCTCTAAATGCTGAGAGGAGCAGTGGGGCTAGTAGAGAAACTAACATGCAG GCCTTGCACAATGAGAACATGTCACTGAAGGCAGAGATTCAGAATCTGCAGGCACAGATTTCTGATCAG ACTGCATCCCAGCTGGCTTTGGACCAGTTCCAGAAGAG TGTCCGGGAGAAGgaggaaaacatgaaaactgtAGAGGGCCTGTTGGAGAAAGGGTTGATTGAGGTGGCCAACAAAGAGGAGGAGCTTAAG ATTGCAAGGAAAGAGAATGAGTCACTTAAACAAGAAATTGAGGACCTTAAGAAAAAGATGGGTTCTAAACAG GTGTCTTCAGAGCTGATGGTGGAAGAACTCCAGAGCAA GATCcaagaaaaggaaacaaagcTGAAAATGGTGGAGGAAAGTCTACAGGCAGCACAAGACAGCAGCTCGGCCAGAGAGAAGACAGTTGAG GCTCTGGAGCAGCAGTTGGCTGCCTTGCAGGCAGAGATAGAGCAGCTGAGACAGAAGGAGACAGCAGAAGCGCTGACCAGCTCTGCTACTCAGCTCCAAGAACTCCAGGCTCA GCTGGTGGGAAAGGACCAGAAGATCCAGACACTACAGAGTGAGCTGGAGGCAAGGACGAAGGAGCTAAGCGAGAAGATTCAGCAGGTACAGCAACAG CAGTCCCACACGGTAGTGCCAAGCCCAGAGCTCCTTACAGC GTTGTCAGAGAAGGAGAAACAGGTCTCCAATCTGCAGGCTGAGCTGGCTGAGCTGAGGAACACCGTAAACCTTCAAAGGAAGAAGAATGAT GAGCTTCGGGAGAAAAACTGGAGTGCAATGGAAGCTCTGTCAGCCACCGAGTCCATGCTTCAAGGGAAACTCAGCAAAGCTGTCAAG GAGAACCAGACAGCGCTGGCTGTATGTCAGGCTGAGTGCCGAGATGTTCTGCACAGACTTCTGCCACATGTGCCTCTGCCTTCTGAACAG AACCATCAAGAATGGCTACAAAGATTTGAAACGGCAGCAGGTGAAAACTCAGCTACACAATCCAGCCCTGGATCAGGAGACTCTGAG GAACTGGCTGAGAAACTGAAAGAAGCTGAGGAAACTCAAAGGGTTCTACAGAAAGACTGTGAGACGTACAAGAAGGTTTTGGCAGAGACA GAGGGCATCCTGCAGCGCCTCCAGAACAGTGTGGAGCAGGAGGAGTCTCGCTGGAGGGTGAAGCTGGAGCTATCGCAAGCAGAACTAAGAGAG ATGAGCCAGAAAGTCGCAGCTTTGGAGCAAGAGGTTGAGAGACTAACTGATGAAGCAGAGTTGGAAAAT CTGAGAAGAGAAAAACAGCACTTGGAGTCTGAGTTGGAGAGGGCGGAGCGCGAGAGTGCCACTTATGTGACAGAAGTCAGAGAG CTCAAAGATCTGTTGACTGAATTGCAGACCAGACTTGATGGCTCATATACAGAGGCTATCAGACAGAATGAGGAGCTGACTTTG